A DNA window from Setaria viridis chromosome 2, Setaria_viridis_v4.0, whole genome shotgun sequence contains the following coding sequences:
- the LOC117846337 gene encoding cytochrome b5 domain-containing protein RLF — translation MDDGDSSDFTFCKVTSEENDGQLGSPKAIPVASMSLEDIHVAKIAKKDGLKANDSDKDRSGNSASVSTQDSNMKEPTIQTSGGAESNVSSQAKPSSKKPAVRKKVPFEKGYSQMDWLKLTQTHPDLAGLKGQSNRRLISLEEVKQHKTGDCIWTVLKGRVYNIAPYMKFHPGGVDMLMKAAGKDCTALFNKYHAWVNAEFLLEKCLVGFLDPNE, via the exons ATGGATGATGGGGATTCATCTGACTTCACCTTCTGCAAG GTTACTTCTGAAGAAAATGATGGTCAATTAGGATCTCCTAAAGCCATTCCCGTGGCAAGTATGTCGCTCGAGGATATTCATGTTGCAAAAATTGCAAAGAAAGATGGCTTGAAAGCTAATGACTCAGATAAAGATAGATCTGGTAACAGCGCTAGTGTATCAACACAAGACAGCAACATGAAAGAACCAACTATACAAACAAGTGGTGGAGCAGAATCAAATGTGTCATCACAGGCAAAACCTTCATCGAAGAAACCTGCAGTGCGGAAAAAGGTTCCTTTCGAGAAGGGCTATAGCCAAATGGATTGGCTAAAGCTGACACAAACGCATCCTGATCTAGCTG GGCTCAAGGGGCAGTCAAACCGAAGGTTAATTTCTTTGGAAGAAGTTAAGCAGCATAAAACTGGAGATTGTATTTGGACAGTTCTTAAAGGCCGTGTTTACAATATTGCTCCATACATGAAATTTCATCCTGGAG GAGTTGATATGCTTATGAAAGCTGCTGGAAAGGACTGCACTGCTTTGTTCA ATAAATACCATGCTTGGGTAAATGCAGAGTTCCTCTTGGAGAAGTGCCTTGTCGGATTCCTTGATCCCAACGAGTAG